In Streptomyces alboniger, the following are encoded in one genomic region:
- a CDS encoding pirin family protein has protein sequence MIDVRRSGDRYRGGEAADGIESFHAFSFGPHYDPDNLRFGAILACNEERLAPGAGFDEHPHSHTEIVTWVVEGELTHRDSTGHASLVRPGDVQHLSSAGGVRHVERNDGDAPLVFVQMWLAPLSPGGDPAYTVVHGIADSTPYEIPGAGALLHIRRLAPNERTALPDAPFTYLHVVRGEVRLGDERLSAGDAARVTGETDRDLEVVAIAGEAAEGEVVEGAAATAGETTAGEGVAAVELLVWEMSSG, from the coding sequence GTGATAGACGTACGGCGCTCCGGCGACCGGTACCGCGGCGGGGAGGCGGCGGACGGCATCGAGTCCTTCCACGCCTTCTCCTTCGGGCCCCACTACGACCCCGACAACCTCCGCTTCGGCGCGATCCTGGCCTGCAACGAAGAGCGCCTCGCGCCCGGCGCGGGCTTCGACGAACACCCGCACAGCCACACCGAGATCGTCACCTGGGTCGTCGAGGGTGAACTCACCCACCGCGACTCGACGGGCCACGCATCCCTGGTCCGCCCGGGCGATGTCCAGCACCTGTCCTCGGCGGGCGGCGTCCGCCACGTGGAACGCAACGACGGCGACGCCCCTCTCGTCTTCGTCCAGATGTGGCTCGCCCCGCTCTCCCCGGGCGGCGACCCCGCCTACACGGTCGTCCACGGAATCGCCGACTCCACCCCGTACGAGATCCCCGGGGCGGGGGCCCTGCTCCACATCCGACGCCTGGCCCCGAACGAACGCACCGCCCTACCGGACGCCCCGTTCACCTACCTCCACGTGGTGCGCGGCGAAGTACGGCTGGGGGACGAGCGCTTGAGCGCGGGCGACGCGGCGCGGGTCACGGGCGAGACAGACCGGGACCTGGAGGTCGTGGCCATCGCGGGGGAGGCCGCGGAGGGGGAGGTCGTGGAGGGCGCGGCGGCCACGGCGGGGGAGACCACAGCGGGGGAGGGCGTGGCGGCGGTCGAGCTGCTGGTGTGGGAGATGTCGAGCGGGTAG
- a CDS encoding DUF3145 domain-containing protein gives MTTRGVLYVHSAPRALCPHVEWAVAGVLGARVSLDWIRQPAAPGTWRSEFSWKGSVGTASKLASALRGWSLLRFEVTAEPCPSAEGERYSATPDLGIFHAVTGLHGDILIPEDRLRAALARSQRGESDLEAELAKLLGKPWDDELEPFRYAGEGAPVRWLHQVV, from the coding sequence GTGACGACACGTGGAGTTCTGTACGTGCACTCCGCTCCGCGCGCGCTGTGCCCACACGTCGAGTGGGCCGTCGCGGGCGTACTCGGCGCGCGTGTGAGCCTCGACTGGATCAGGCAGCCCGCCGCGCCGGGCACCTGGAGATCCGAATTCTCCTGGAAGGGCTCGGTGGGCACCGCCTCCAAGCTCGCCTCCGCCCTGCGCGGCTGGTCCCTGCTGCGCTTCGAGGTCACGGCCGAGCCGTGCCCGAGCGCCGAGGGCGAGCGGTACAGCGCCACGCCCGACCTCGGCATCTTCCACGCCGTCACCGGCCTCCACGGCGACATCCTCATCCCCGAGGACCGCCTGCGCGCCGCCCTCGCCCGCTCGCAGCGCGGCGAGAGCGACCTGGAGGCCGAGCTGGCGAAGCTCCTCGGCAAGCCCTGGGACGACGAACTGGAACCCTTCCGGTACGCGGGCGAGGGCGCGCCGGTGCGCTGGCTGCACCAGGTCGTCTGA
- a CDS encoding SGNH/GDSL hydrolase family protein — MRNRRHRSRTVAALAAAAFLGTASLTACDAQGGNSSAPGPSAHSKPSPRPTPAWDTTPRSLVAIGDSITRGFDACSVLSDCPEASWATGTDAEVRSLATRLLGKRAASHSWNHAKTGARVADLTGQVERAVVERPELVTVMVGANDACRSTPAAMTPVARFRADFQAAMRTLRRSLPRAQVYVSSVPDLKRLWSQGRTNALGKQVWKLGICSAMLADPDDLGAEASERRESVQDRVVAYNDVLEEVCEKDRRCRYDGGAVFDYRFDGDQLSHWDWFHPSKNGQARLAELAYRQVTARKPPA; from the coding sequence ATGCGGAACCGCAGGCACCGCTCGCGCACCGTCGCAGCTCTCGCGGCGGCGGCCTTCCTCGGAACCGCGTCGCTGACGGCGTGTGACGCACAGGGGGGCAACTCCTCGGCCCCCGGCCCCTCCGCGCACAGCAAGCCGTCCCCCAGGCCCACCCCCGCCTGGGACACCACGCCCCGCTCGCTGGTGGCGATCGGCGACTCCATCACCCGCGGCTTCGACGCCTGCTCGGTCCTCTCCGACTGCCCGGAGGCTTCGTGGGCGACCGGCACGGACGCCGAGGTGCGGAGCCTCGCGACCCGGCTGCTCGGGAAGCGGGCCGCCTCGCACAGCTGGAACCACGCGAAGACCGGCGCCCGGGTGGCGGATCTGACCGGACAGGTCGAGCGGGCCGTCGTGGAGCGCCCCGAGCTGGTGACGGTGATGGTGGGCGCCAACGACGCATGCCGTTCGACGCCCGCCGCGATGACGCCGGTCGCACGGTTCCGCGCGGACTTCCAGGCGGCGATGCGCACGCTGCGCCGCTCGCTGCCGAGGGCGCAGGTGTACGTGTCGTCGGTGCCGGATCTGAAGCGGCTCTGGTCGCAGGGGCGCACGAACGCGCTGGGCAAGCAGGTGTGGAAGCTGGGCATCTGCTCGGCCATGCTGGCCGACCCGGACGATCTGGGCGCCGAGGCGTCCGAGCGGCGGGAGTCGGTGCAGGACCGCGTGGTGGCGTACAACGACGTGCTCGAAGAGGTGTGCGAGAAGGATCGGCGGTGCCGGTACGACGGCGGGGCGGTGTTCGACTATCGCTTCGACGGCGACCAGTTGAGCCACTGGGACTGGTTCCACCCCAGCAAGAACGGCCAGGCGCGGCTGGCCGAGCTGGCCTACCGGCAGGTGACCGCGCGCAAGCCTCCGGCCTAG
- a CDS encoding PucR family transcriptional regulator: MPPGSHPEPGAGPRQDRRTPHAHTATLKRLEKSSGSLAAQAIARMDETLSWYRAMPPENRSWIGLVAQAGIAAFTEWFRHPDAPQAISTDVFGTAPRELTRAITLRQTVEMVRTTIEVMESAIDEVAAPGDESVLREALLVYAREIAFATAQVYAQAAEARGAWDARLESLVVNAVLSGEADEGAVSRAAALGWNSPEHVCVVLGTAPDGDSELTVEAIRRAARHAKLQVLTGVLGTRLVVIAGGNNNPMAVAKALIGPYAAGPVVAGPIVPDLLAATRSAQAAAAGLKASAAWQDAPRPVLADDLLPERAMAGDPAARDQLVEEIYRPLEEAGSALLETLSVYLEQASSLEGAARMLFVHPNTVRYRLRRVTDVTGWSPSDVRSAFTLRIALILGRLADGDLQS, encoded by the coding sequence ATCCCGCCCGGGTCCCACCCGGAGCCAGGAGCCGGGCCCCGGCAGGACCGCCGCACCCCTCACGCGCACACCGCGACCCTGAAGCGCCTGGAGAAGTCGTCAGGGAGCCTCGCGGCGCAGGCCATCGCACGCATGGACGAGACGCTGTCCTGGTACCGGGCGATGCCGCCGGAGAACCGCTCCTGGATCGGTCTGGTGGCGCAGGCCGGTATCGCCGCGTTCACCGAGTGGTTCCGGCATCCGGACGCCCCCCAGGCCATCTCCACGGACGTCTTCGGGACCGCCCCCCGCGAGCTGACCAGGGCGATCACCCTGCGGCAGACCGTGGAGATGGTGCGTACAACGATCGAGGTGATGGAGTCGGCGATCGACGAGGTCGCTGCTCCGGGAGACGAATCCGTCCTCCGTGAGGCGCTGCTCGTCTACGCCCGTGAGATCGCCTTCGCCACCGCGCAGGTGTACGCGCAGGCCGCCGAGGCACGCGGTGCCTGGGATGCCCGCCTCGAATCGCTCGTGGTGAACGCGGTGCTCTCCGGTGAGGCCGACGAGGGGGCCGTCAGCAGGGCGGCCGCGCTCGGCTGGAACTCCCCCGAGCACGTCTGCGTGGTCCTCGGTACGGCGCCGGACGGCGACAGCGAGTTGACCGTCGAGGCCATCCGGCGGGCCGCCCGGCACGCGAAGCTCCAGGTCCTGACCGGTGTCCTCGGCACCCGGCTGGTCGTCATCGCGGGCGGCAACAACAATCCGATGGCCGTGGCCAAGGCACTGATCGGGCCGTACGCCGCCGGGCCGGTGGTGGCGGGGCCGATCGTGCCCGACCTGCTGGCGGCCACCCGTTCCGCGCAGGCCGCGGCGGCCGGGCTCAAGGCGAGTGCCGCCTGGCAGGACGCTCCGCGGCCCGTCCTCGCGGACGATCTGCTGCCCGAGCGCGCCATGGCAGGGGATCCGGCCGCCCGCGATCAGCTGGTGGAGGAGATCTACAGACCGTTGGAGGAGGCGGGCTCCGCGCTCCTGGAGACGCTGAGCGTCTATCTGGAGCAGGCGAGCAGCCTCGAAGGCGCCGCCCGGATGCTCTTCGTGCACCCCAACACCGTGCGCTACCGGCTTCGACGTGTGACTGACGTCACCGGTTGGTCGCCCTCCGACGTGCGCTCCGCGTTCACGCTCCGGATCGCGCTGATCCTGGGGCGTCTGGCCGACGGGGATCTCCAGTCGTAG
- the fabF gene encoding beta-ketoacyl-ACP synthase II, whose translation MNSTNRTVVVTGIGATTPLGGDAASTWEGLLAGRSGVSTLEQDWAAELPVRIAGQIAVEPGEVIPRPQARKLDRSAQFALIAAKEAWADAGYTAKAGEDTSVDPHRLGAVIASGIGGVTTLLDQYDVLKEKGVRRVSPHTVPMLMPNSPAANVGIELGAHAGVHTPVSACASGAEAIGYAVEMIRTGRADVVVAGGTEAAIHPLPIVAFGNMMAMSKNNDDPQGASRPYDADRNGFVLGEGAGVIVLESEEHAKARGAKIYAEAVGQGISADAHHITQPEPSGNGIAAALQNLIDTTDLKPAEIVHVNAHATSTPQGDVAEIKALRKAFGDDVDHMAIASTKSMTGHLLGGAGGVETVATVLALKHRIAPPTINIENLDPEVDADVIRDEARPLPEGRIAALNDSFGFGGHNVVLAFRSV comes from the coding sequence GTGAACTCGACCAATCGCACCGTGGTCGTCACCGGTATCGGCGCAACCACACCGCTGGGTGGCGACGCAGCATCGACGTGGGAGGGCCTGCTCGCGGGCCGCTCCGGCGTCAGCACGCTGGAACAGGACTGGGCAGCCGAGCTGCCGGTCCGTATCGCCGGTCAGATCGCCGTGGAGCCGGGCGAGGTCATTCCCCGCCCGCAGGCGCGCAAGCTGGACCGTTCGGCGCAGTTCGCGCTGATCGCGGCCAAGGAGGCCTGGGCCGACGCGGGCTACACCGCGAAGGCGGGCGAGGACACGTCCGTGGACCCGCACCGCCTCGGCGCGGTCATCGCCTCCGGCATCGGCGGCGTAACCACGCTTCTGGACCAGTACGACGTGCTGAAGGAGAAGGGCGTACGCCGCGTCTCCCCGCACACCGTGCCGATGCTGATGCCCAACTCCCCGGCGGCCAACGTCGGCATCGAGCTGGGCGCCCACGCGGGCGTCCACACCCCGGTGTCGGCCTGCGCCTCGGGCGCGGAGGCCATCGGCTACGCGGTCGAGATGATCCGCACCGGCCGCGCCGACGTGGTCGTCGCGGGCGGCACGGAGGCGGCGATCCACCCGCTGCCGATCGTCGCGTTCGGCAACATGATGGCGATGTCCAAGAACAACGACGACCCGCAGGGTGCCTCGCGTCCCTACGACGCGGACCGCAACGGCTTCGTGCTCGGCGAGGGCGCCGGTGTGATCGTCCTGGAGTCCGAGGAGCACGCCAAGGCCCGCGGCGCGAAGATCTACGCGGAGGCCGTCGGCCAGGGCATCTCGGCCGACGCGCACCACATCACGCAGCCCGAGCCGTCCGGCAACGGCATCGCCGCGGCCCTGCAGAACCTGATCGACACGACGGACCTCAAGCCGGCCGAGATCGTGCACGTGAACGCGCACGCCACCTCGACCCCGCAGGGTGACGTCGCCGAGATCAAGGCGCTGCGCAAGGCGTTCGGCGACGACGTCGACCACATGGCGATCGCCAGCACCAAGTCGATGACGGGTCACCTGCTCGGTGGCGCGGGCGGCGTGGAGACCGTGGCCACGGTCCTCGCGCTCAAGCACCGCATCGCCCCGCCGACGATCAACATCGAGAACCTCGACCCCGAGGTCGACGCTGACGTCATCCGCGACGAGGCCCGCCCGCTGCCCGAGGGCCGCATCGCGGCGCTGAACGACTCGTTCGGCTTCGGCGGCCACAACGTGGTCCTGGCGTTCCGGAGCGTCTGA
- a CDS encoding beta-glucosidase H, with product MAARKPTEATDTETTDADRAREAAVEAALGKLGPDAKARLLGGRDMWSLHALPEIGLKPLVMSDGPIGVRGTRWTADDPSIALPSPTALAATWDQDLARRAGALLAQEARRKGVHVLLAPTVNLHRTPLGGRHFEAYSEDPYLTGVIGTGYVQGVQSGGVGTTVKHFVANDAETERFTVDNRIGARALRELYLAPFEAIVAGAHPWGIMTAYNQVNGVTMTEHRYLVNEVLRGEWGFDGCNVSDWMAARSTTGALEGGLDVAMPGPRTVYGEPLAASVRAGEAEEGAVDEAVRNVLRLAARVGVLEGAEPVVTEAPAEIDGAALAREIARRSFVLVRNDNQTLPLSRSAGRIALIGAAARDARVLGGGSATVFPARVVSPLDGLAAALPEGALTYAVGADPSDELAPADKGFELCARCRDVKGTVLGEGGLPSGQVQWIGDDLPEGVTHEAMASVEVVGTFTPRESGEHSFGTRGLGGFTLTVGGRVLFDGVQRADAGADPFEAFFGSPVERGTVALTEGEPVEVSLLHRLERKAAAPLPGVLFSLVHLGPRRADDELMSEAVEAARDADTAVVVVATTERVESEGFDRRDLRLPGRQDDLVRAVAAANPRTVVVVNSGAPVELPWRDDVAAVLLGWFPGQEGGAALADVLLGAEEPGGRLPTTWGDLAAAPVTEVTPSNAELAYREGVFIGYRAWERVGATPSYAFGHGLGYTDWTYESLTVEGTTATVRVRNSGCRTGREVVQLYLAPTEPDPARPARWLAGFATVEAAPDESVRATVELPRRAFEIWDEVSNSWAYQAGSYEVQAGRSVADLRLTRVLRTAPQGAR from the coding sequence ATGGCGGCACGCAAGCCCACCGAGGCCACCGACACCGAGACCACGGACGCGGACCGGGCGCGGGAGGCGGCCGTCGAGGCCGCGCTCGGCAAGCTCGGCCCGGACGCCAAGGCCCGCCTGCTCGGCGGCCGTGACATGTGGTCCCTGCACGCCCTGCCGGAGATCGGCCTGAAGCCCCTGGTCATGTCCGACGGCCCGATCGGCGTGCGCGGCACCCGCTGGACCGCCGACGACCCGTCCATCGCACTGCCCTCCCCGACCGCCCTCGCCGCCACCTGGGACCAGGACCTGGCACGCCGCGCCGGGGCGCTCCTCGCGCAGGAGGCCCGCCGCAAGGGCGTGCACGTGCTGCTCGCGCCGACCGTCAACCTCCACCGCACCCCGCTGGGCGGCCGCCACTTCGAGGCGTACAGCGAGGACCCGTATCTGACGGGCGTGATCGGCACCGGTTACGTCCAGGGCGTGCAGTCCGGCGGCGTCGGCACGACCGTCAAGCACTTCGTCGCCAACGACGCCGAGACCGAACGCTTCACCGTCGACAACAGGATCGGCGCACGCGCCCTGCGCGAGCTGTACCTCGCGCCCTTCGAGGCGATCGTCGCGGGCGCCCACCCCTGGGGCATCATGACCGCGTACAACCAGGTCAACGGCGTGACGATGACCGAACACCGCTACCTCGTGAACGAGGTCCTGCGCGGCGAATGGGGCTTCGACGGCTGCAACGTCTCCGACTGGATGGCCGCCCGCTCCACCACCGGCGCCCTCGAGGGCGGCCTCGACGTCGCCATGCCGGGACCCCGCACCGTGTACGGCGAGCCGCTCGCCGCCTCCGTCCGCGCGGGGGAGGCCGAGGAGGGGGCGGTCGACGAGGCCGTCCGCAACGTCCTGCGCCTCGCCGCGCGTGTCGGCGTGCTCGAAGGCGCCGAGCCGGTCGTGACGGAGGCCCCCGCCGAGATCGACGGCGCGGCCCTGGCCCGCGAGATCGCCCGCCGCTCCTTCGTCCTCGTACGCAACGACAACCAGACCCTGCCGCTCAGCCGCTCCGCCGGCAGGATCGCCCTGATCGGCGCCGCCGCCCGCGACGCCCGCGTCCTCGGCGGCGGCTCCGCCACCGTCTTCCCCGCCCGTGTCGTCTCCCCGCTCGACGGCCTGGCCGCCGCCCTGCCCGAGGGCGCCCTCACCTACGCCGTCGGGGCCGACCCGAGCGACGAACTCGCCCCCGCCGACAAGGGGTTCGAGCTGTGCGCCCGCTGCCGGGACGTCAAGGGCACCGTCCTCGGCGAGGGCGGCCTGCCGTCCGGCCAGGTCCAGTGGATCGGCGACGACCTGCCCGAAGGCGTCACCCACGAGGCCATGGCGAGCGTCGAGGTCGTCGGCACGTTCACACCGCGCGAGAGCGGCGAGCACTCCTTCGGCACGCGCGGCCTCGGCGGCTTCACGCTCACGGTCGGCGGCCGGGTCCTCTTCGACGGAGTGCAGCGCGCGGACGCCGGGGCCGATCCGTTCGAGGCGTTCTTCGGCTCCCCGGTCGAACGCGGCACGGTGGCCCTCACCGAGGGCGAGCCCGTCGAGGTATCCCTGCTCCACCGGCTCGAAAGGAAGGCCGCTGCTCCGCTGCCCGGCGTCCTGTTCTCCCTCGTCCACCTCGGCCCGCGACGCGCCGACGACGAACTGATGTCCGAGGCCGTCGAGGCGGCGCGCGACGCCGACACCGCCGTCGTGGTCGTCGCCACCACCGAGCGCGTCGAGTCCGAGGGCTTCGACCGCCGGGACCTGAGGCTGCCGGGCCGCCAGGACGACCTGGTCCGCGCGGTGGCCGCCGCCAACCCCCGCACCGTGGTCGTCGTCAACTCCGGTGCCCCGGTGGAGCTGCCGTGGCGCGACGACGTCGCCGCGGTCCTGCTCGGCTGGTTCCCCGGCCAGGAGGGCGGCGCCGCCCTCGCCGACGTCCTACTCGGCGCCGAGGAGCCGGGCGGCCGACTCCCCACCACCTGGGGGGACCTCGCCGCCGCCCCCGTCACGGAAGTCACCCCGAGCAACGCCGAACTCGCTTACCGGGAGGGCGTGTTCATCGGCTACCGCGCCTGGGAGAGGGTGGGTGCCACGCCCTCGTACGCGTTCGGCCACGGCCTCGGCTACACCGACTGGACGTACGAGTCGCTCACGGTAGAGGGCACGACGGCCACGGTCCGCGTCCGAAACTCCGGGTGTCGCACGGGCCGTGAGGTCGTCCAGCTCTACCTGGCCCCCACCGAGCCCGACCCCGCCCGCCCGGCCCGCTGGCTCGCGGGCTTCGCGACCGTCGAGGCGGCGCCGGACGAGAGCGTCCGGGCCACCGTGGAACTCCCGCGCCGGGCCTTCGAGATCTGGGACGAGGTATCCAACTCGTGGGCTTACCAGGCGGGTTCCTACGAGGTCCAGGCGGGCCGCTCGGTCGCGGACCTGCGCTTGACCAGGGTGCTCAGGACCGCCCCGCAAGGGGCGCGGTGA
- a CDS encoding TetR/AcrR family transcriptional regulator produces MAAGRARPRGEERRAEILRAALEVIAERGYRGASLGAVAERVGLTQQGLLHYFPTKEALLVAVLEARDQWDAVPHGEWRLDLLGSLVEYNAMRPGIVQTFSALLGESVTDGHPARPFFTGRYEAVRASFAAVLRAEYGERLPGGLTPEAVAPLMVAVMDGLQYQWLLDPESVDMPGAFRAFLALLGAGPGQHLD; encoded by the coding sequence ATGGCGGCGGGCAGGGCGAGGCCCAGGGGCGAGGAGCGGCGCGCGGAGATCCTCCGGGCCGCCCTGGAGGTGATCGCCGAGCGCGGTTACCGGGGCGCGAGCCTCGGGGCGGTCGCCGAGCGGGTCGGGCTCACCCAGCAGGGCCTGCTGCACTACTTCCCCACCAAGGAGGCGCTGCTGGTGGCCGTCCTGGAGGCCCGCGACCAGTGGGACGCGGTGCCGCACGGCGAGTGGCGGCTCGACCTGCTCGGCTCGCTGGTGGAGTACAACGCGATGCGGCCCGGCATCGTGCAGACCTTCTCCGCGCTGCTCGGCGAGAGCGTGACGGACGGGCATCCGGCACGCCCCTTCTTCACCGGGCGGTACGAGGCGGTGCGCGCGAGCTTCGCGGCGGTGCTGCGCGCCGAGTACGGGGAGCGGCTGCCGGGCGGGCTCACCCCCGAGGCGGTGGCCCCGCTGATGGTGGCGGTGATGGACGGCTTGCAGTACCAGTGGCTGCTCGATCCCGAGTCGGTGGACATGCCGGGGGCGTTCAGGGCCTTCCTCGCGCTCCTGGGCGCCGGCCCCGGTCAGCACCTCGATTGA
- a CDS encoding acyl carrier protein translates to MAATQEEIVAGLAEIVNEIAGIPVEDVQLDKSFTDDLDVDSLSMVEVVVAAEERFDVKIPDDDVKNLKTVGDATKYILEHQA, encoded by the coding sequence ATGGCCGCCACTCAGGAAGAGATCGTCGCCGGTCTCGCGGAGATCGTGAACGAGATCGCCGGCATCCCGGTCGAGGACGTCCAGCTGGACAAGTCCTTCACCGACGACCTGGACGTCGACTCGCTGTCCATGGTCGAGGTCGTCGTCGCCGCCGAAGAGCGCTTCGACGTCAAGATCCCGGACGACGACGTCAAGAACCTCAAGACGGTCGGCGACGCGACCAAGTACATCCTGGAGCACCAGGCCTGA
- a CDS encoding ketoacyl-ACP synthase III encodes MSKIKPSQGAPYARIMGVGGYRPTRVVPNEVILETIDSSDEWIRSRSGIATRHWASDEETVAAMSIEAAGKAIADAGITPEQIGGVIVSTVSHFKQTPAIATEIADKIGAGKPAAFDISAGCAGFGYGLTLARGMVTDGSAEYVLVIGVERLSDLTDLTDRATAFLFGDGAGAVVVGPSKEPRIGPTVWGSEGDKAETIKQTESWEAYRNGAPDKFPAITQEGQAVFRWAVFEMAKVAQQALDAAGITADDLDVFIPHQANERIIDSMVKTLKLPEHVTVARDVRTTGNTSAASIPLAMERLLATGEAKSGDTALVIGFGAGLVYAATVVTLP; translated from the coding sequence ATGTCGAAGATCAAGCCCAGTCAGGGCGCCCCGTACGCGCGGATCATGGGCGTCGGCGGCTACCGGCCCACCCGTGTCGTGCCGAACGAGGTGATCCTGGAGACGATCGACTCGTCCGACGAGTGGATCCGTTCCCGCTCGGGCATCGCCACCCGTCACTGGGCCTCCGACGAGGAGACCGTGGCCGCGATGTCGATCGAGGCGGCGGGCAAGGCGATCGCCGACGCGGGCATCACGCCCGAGCAGATCGGCGGCGTGATCGTCTCGACGGTCTCGCACTTCAAGCAGACCCCGGCCATCGCGACCGAGATCGCGGACAAGATCGGCGCGGGCAAGCCCGCCGCGTTCGACATCTCCGCGGGCTGCGCCGGCTTCGGTTACGGTCTGACGCTGGCCAGGGGTATGGTCACCGACGGCTCGGCGGAGTACGTCCTGGTCATCGGCGTGGAGCGGCTGAGCGACCTCACCGACCTGACCGACCGCGCGACGGCGTTCCTGTTCGGTGACGGTGCCGGTGCCGTGGTCGTCGGCCCCTCCAAGGAGCCGAGGATCGGTCCGACGGTCTGGGGCTCGGAGGGCGACAAGGCCGAGACGATCAAGCAGACCGAGTCCTGGGAGGCGTACCGCAACGGCGCCCCCGACAAGTTCCCTGCCATTACGCAGGAAGGCCAGGCGGTGTTCCGCTGGGCCGTGTTCGAGATGGCGAAGGTCGCCCAGCAGGCGCTGGACGCGGCCGGAATCACCGCGGACGACCTGGATGTCTTCATTCCGCATCAGGCCAACGAGCGGATCATCGACTCGATGGTGAAGACTCTGAAACTGCCGGAACACGTCACGGTCGCCCGTGACGTGCGCACCACCGGTAACACCTCGGCCGCCTCGATCCCGCTCGCGATGGAGCGGCTTCTGGCGACCGGCGAGGCGAAGAGCGGCGACACCGCGCTCGTCATCGGCTTCGGGGCGGGTCTCGTGTACGCCGCCACGGTCGTTACCCTCCCCTAG
- a CDS encoding ACP S-malonyltransferase, whose amino-acid sequence MLVLVAPGQGAQSPGFLTPWLDLPGAADRLGAWSDAIGLDLAHYGTRGDADEIRDTAVAQPLLVAAGLLSAAALGDIAPGAVAGHSVGEITAAAYAGVLTDDDALRLVRKRGLAMAEAAAVTETGMAALLGGDPEVTVPHLEKLGLTPANVNGAGQIVAAGTKDQLAALEADKPEGVRKVVTLKVAGAFHTHHMAPAVAQLEEAAGGLALSDPRFTYVSNRDGKAVATGAEVIERLVGQVANPVRWDLCMETFREMGVTALIEVCPGGTLTGLAKRALKGVQTLAVKTPDDLDAARALVAEHS is encoded by the coding sequence GTGCTCGTACTCGTCGCTCCCGGCCAAGGCGCTCAGTCGCCCGGCTTCCTGACTCCCTGGCTCGACCTCCCCGGCGCCGCAGACCGCCTCGGCGCCTGGTCGGACGCCATCGGGCTCGACCTCGCCCACTACGGCACGCGAGGGGACGCGGACGAGATCCGCGACACCGCCGTGGCGCAGCCGCTGCTCGTGGCGGCCGGACTGCTGTCCGCCGCGGCACTCGGTGACATCGCGCCGGGCGCGGTCGCCGGGCACAGCGTGGGTGAGATCACGGCCGCCGCGTACGCGGGGGTGCTCACCGACGACGACGCCCTGCGCCTCGTACGCAAGCGTGGGCTCGCCATGGCCGAGGCCGCCGCGGTCACGGAGACCGGTATGGCGGCGCTGCTCGGCGGCGACCCCGAGGTCACCGTCCCGCACCTGGAGAAGCTCGGCCTGACCCCGGCCAACGTGAACGGCGCGGGCCAGATCGTGGCCGCCGGCACCAAGGACCAGCTCGCCGCTCTGGAGGCCGACAAGCCGGAGGGCGTGCGCAAGGTCGTAACCCTCAAGGTCGCGGGCGCCTTCCACACGCACCACATGGCTCCCGCGGTGGCGCAGCTGGAGGAGGCCGCCGGCGGTCTCGCCCTCTCCGACCCGCGGTTCACCTACGTCTCGAACCGCGACGGCAAGGCCGTGGCCACCGGCGCCGAGGTGATCGAGCGCTTGGTCGGCCAGGTCGCCAACCCGGTCCGCTGGGACCTGTGCATGGAGACGTTCCGTGAGATGGGCGTCACCGCGCTGATCGAGGTGTGCCCCGGCGGCACGCTGACCGGCCTGGCCAAGCGCGCGCTGAAGGGCGTCCAGACGCTCGCGGTGAAGACCCCCGATGATCTCGACGCGGCTCGCGCGCTCGTCGCCGAGCATTCCTGA